In Coffea eugenioides isolate CCC68of chromosome 4, Ceug_1.0, whole genome shotgun sequence, the genomic stretch ccgaacctgccttgATAATCTTGATAAtcagtcagtgggataacacccgagcctgtcgagaaaatcgaaaatagaaaggcacgttagtgggatgaacccaatgctaacggatatgaaagcaaaacacacgttagtgagttgTACTCGATGCTAATGGATAACAAAACACGCGTTAGTGACTtgtactcgatgctaacggtggtggaataaaacgcacacgttagtgagataggatcgatgctaacggtggtagaataaaaacgcacacgttagtgagatagactcgatgctaacggtggtagaataaaatgcacacgttagtgagatagactcgatgctaacggtggtggaataaaaacgcacacgttagtgagatagactcgatgctaacggtggttgaataaaaaagcacacgttagtgagataaactcgatgctaacggtggtagaataaaaatgcacacgttagtgagatagactcgatgctaacggtggttaaAGTCAGTGAATTaaatgtggttgtcaagaaaggaggcagaagggtgcgcggcggacgctgagacttgccaacaagaaattaaaatttgagattgaaattgatttcttcaagaaataagaagttaaacctaattttttattttttttccatttttccttttcgtttgggagaaacttttcaaaaaatgaTTTTGCCCCAGTctccaccaattattgtgcaaccgatcattTGATTTGCATTATGGCAGGGTTGCTTCTCCTTAAAACTTTGATTCACCTCTTCTTTGGTCCGAACCCTTCAATTCTTGGATGATACTCCACAGTCATAtaaaaattgccccagtgtGTTGTTATTGGACCATTGGACCtacaaaaagtaaaaataatggTAATGATAGATAATGCCACCACCATCCGATCAATCTTACtttcaagaaatgtgtaaacatgagtacttgGACGTTTTTCCGATATAGCGAAAACTTCACTTTACTCTGTGAACTGTGTCAAGTTTCCTCAACTTCCAACGCTAACAAGACCCTTGGTATCTAGTCAATCATAGGGGTTGCCATTTGATAAATTCTTGATCCAACTTCGCTCGTCGAATCACATTCCATATTCTTGACTTCTAATGCTAATAAGACACTTGGTATCTAGGTAATTCCAATAAATCACAGGGATTGCCATTGGATAAATCCAAAAATAAATGAGACCATGAAACAAATGAAAGAATATTATATTTACACAATCAATGATGAAAATCTCCgtaatttgaaaacaaaaattaatttaaatgaATCTGTAAACTTAACAATTTATATTGGATAAACCAAAACCCTTTAATCTCAAACAAATTATCACCGTTGACTCTTTGGATATCATCCTTCCAAAATTCAATGTCGGCAATCGAACCACAAGGTGAATAGAAATTTCAACGAACTGAGTCACCAGCCTTTCAAATCCAAGCTTACTTCTCCTTATAAAATCCTACCTtagtgccctttcgggttttcactaatGAACCAATCCTGCCGATAGCCTTCATCAACTCAAAATGTGtttaagaaatgatggcatcaGTGCGACAAAACTTCCCTTGCAAATTGGCGAAGatgtattgacatcatttgtcatttgattaagaaaatttCCTTAAAGAGGTGGTGCAAAGaacggaagtcaggacttttggcttttgtaatggggtctggcgGGGTGATGAGAaaaggttaaggcttgaaggcagattttaTGAATGGTTTAAAggatctgagatcgcattgttgcgccaaccctatttcagggttaaatcaaaacttgccccagtttattctcaattgaggctctcttttctttcatttttcttttcttcctttttcattttcggccttctgccatttcattgaaattttcaaaatttgccccagttcatGCTTAGccgaggttctcttttctttcatttcctttcttttggccttctgccattcctttgaacttttcaaaatttgccccagtttattttttaattgaggtttactctttttttttcttttatttctctttctttcgGCTCAAACttaccccagtgtggggtttacgattctcaggggttatcaaacgaaatgatttattctgaaggttcaaaagggataactagggataaaatgtttaattggaaaggaagaGGGCCTAACTTTCATTCCATTCTTCGCATGTACCCTAAAAGGAAACTTCCATTTATCAGATGAAAATTTCTTACACATCTCCGAATTGATTGGCTGAGGGAACAAGTGCTCCACCAAGCAATATCTTTTTGATAATAAGAGCACCTTGCCAATTCGCGGCGAACTTttcttttggcttcattttGTACTGACGAAAACCACCTTAATGCTTTGCTTCCTCGTCTGAATGGTCATGATTTGACCCTTTAATGGTAATCACGGACCAATCCTTTTGATCATATTGACCATGATGGACTGTGTTTAACTGCTTCTTATTCCTAATCTTGATCCCGATTCGGCTTGAACTTCTTTTTATTCCATTCGGGCTTCTTTGAAACATTTTCGGATGTCTTTTCACCACTcctctcattttgaaattcaaattctcATTCGTGAGATCGTTGCCATCAAATTTTTgaacagtgatatccaaagggtcagaCGATTTTATTCTGAGCCATCTGAAAAGAATGTGTAAGtcacaatatatatataaaactgtacattttattgaatttataGACAAAAACCAAACTTAATACCATGAAACGTGTCTTTAGCAGTCACTTGAttgaaaactatttacaaaagaCATAGTTAAACAAAAGACACATGTATGAATGATTTTTATTGGTTTTAACCAAAACAACTCCCCAAATTTATCGAAACTTCCCTTCAAGAGGGAGGAACCTCACTAATTCAGCCATTcccaggattttcaaatttcttcattgggggtaaatgcctcaaaggtgtccttgtgttcaggaaaGGGATTCGTACTTATGCTCAGTCCttgttcttcccttttccttaaCACTATATCTCCTGTTTCGATCATGTCCTGGATCTTATGTTTTAGTACCCAACAATTACTGGTTGAGTGACCGGGCGCTCTAGAATGGTAGGCACAAGCGGCTTGAGGGTCGTACCCAGCAGAGAGACCTCGACGAGAGTAGTTTGGAGGAGGTATGTCATCGATTTCACCGGCGGCCTTGAGCTGTTCGTACAGTTGGTCAATGGGTTGGCCTAAGTTGGTAAAAGTTCGAGATCGACCAggtttttgtattttattggtTTGAGGAGGGTTGTAAGTCTGTTGATTTGGTGGAGCAGGTCTGGGATTATAAGGTAGACGAAGtcgaatttgagaattgttttgaGATATTAGGGAAGGCATTGTAGGTGGGCTTGCATAGTTTGGCTGAGGTCGAGTATGGTAAACAGGGCATGGGTTTGGGTAGCGAGATGAATATGTGTGGTAACGTTAGGATCTGGGTCTTGAAAACGGTCCTTGGTCCCACACAAAAGTAGTTTCCTCCTCTTTCTTCTTACGTTGAGGCTCCCTTCTATTATTACTTTGACCTTGCAAGGCGTCCAACTGTGATTTTAAAGCTGATACATTGACAATTTTCCCTGCTTTGACGTATTCGTCATATTCCTCCAACTTATTGATAATTGCTGCAAATGACCATCCCGTCATGCGAAAAATCTCCTCAAAGTAGGGCGGGTCATGAGTTTTGATGAACGTACGAACAATCTCATCTTCAGTCATGGGAGGCTCCACCTTGGCGGCcaatttcctccatctcttcGCATATGTCTTGTGGTCCTCGGATGGTTTCCTCTTGGTTCCCTCCAATGTGGTCCTCgttggagccagctcgcaattgtattcgtattgccttacaaaagtgGTTGATAAGTCCATCCATGTCCTCATATCCTCAGGCTTCAAATTGGAATACCAGTCCAGTGCATCGCCTTCTAAGCTTTCAAGAAACAAATGAACTGGTAGATTCTCGTCATCTAttggcttgcccaacttgttggcaaacattCGGAGATGCGTCTTGGGGTTGCCCATTCCGTCATACTTGCTAAACTTGGGCGTTTTGAAACCCATGGGCAATTGCATATCCGGAAATAGGCATAGCTCGTTGTAGTCCAGAcctccttgtttgttcaaaccttggcttttccttaTGAATTCCTCAAACCGATCCAATCGCTTTAGCAAATTCTTATCCATCGATGCAGACGGCTCCCCAGCTTCTGCTTTCGCTTGGGTGGCGGTATCCATGTTAAATGGCTCAGCGATGGAGTAATAATGTGGTCCCTGAGGTTCGAGTGGCATATTCAGACTAATGTGTGGATAATTTTAGGGAATTTGGGGGTGAGGAGGATTGGTTTGGATAGCGGGTGCCTGGGTATGGGGTAAGCCATGAGTGGGATAGATAAAAGTTTCTTCACGCGGATTTGCAAAATGCGGGGTAAAAGGGGTTTGAGTATAGGGTAAAAGTATTGGTTGCGGTTGAGGTTGGTT encodes the following:
- the LOC113769248 gene encoding uncharacterized protein LOC113769248, whose amino-acid sequence is MPLEPQGPHYYSIAEPFNMDTATQAKAEAGEPSASMDKNLLKRLDRFEEFIRKSQGLNKQGGLDYNELCLFPDMQLPMGFKTPKFSKYDGMGNPKTHLRMFANKLGKPIDDENLPVHLFLESLEGDALDWYSNLKPEDMRTWMDLSTTFVRQYEYNCELAPTRTTLEGTKRKPSEDHKTYAKRWRKLAAKVEPPMTEDEIVRTFIKTHDPPYFEEIFRMTGWSFAAIINKLEEYDEYVKAGKIVNVSALKSQLDALQGQSNNRREPQRKKKEEETTFVWDQGPFSRPRS